In the Aliarcobacter cryaerophilus genome, one interval contains:
- a CDS encoding diguanylate cyclase domain-containing protein, whose product MFKNSLFSKIVLIFTIPVLGILYFSFITVMEKVDTLNDFKKNEIRIDYLKEAQNVILSLEKEKILSLDFIKDSSKLDALLEQQNSTNQKIIKFNSLIDTLPWKSEWKDYLSTLKLSFFSLEEFRKKVLKDEIDDNSIKKYYNDIHNSLVDTLFLLKFKIQSSNFQQELLKLEDIIVGKNSIEKLSNSFNFTLYSLSTELKEIEEKVKFEKILSYLFFFFCIFTLLPLFFILRRIIFEEQESFSKIQKHKNIYELLNHTNKFLSKTLNKDDLYFDISELLGDSKSLTFNFIYDLENRQIIAKKSEYKDIIIKHADKFADFSQENIISKTIKRESNIVINDFKAENVSVFYNKANELHINSMATFPIKKFNKVVAVLILYSNELDFFDSEAEILFDKLVLDITNCLEKIDYEDRRMKQDNELKLSSYAFDSSSPMLITDDKNIIIKVNQAFCKILSYSKDELLGQNPRIFKTAHQDKALIDKLWNDLKINGTWTGDLYNRKSNGEIIALRATISVIRDENDNITNYLAHYMDISEQKDKEKILEYQATHDNLTGLPNRLLLTDRIERAITKTVRHNIFGGLIFIDLDNFKEVNDTLGHDIGDVLLITVAKKLKECVREEDTVSRIGGDEFIVLLDNLGNNIADARRNINFLAEKIKDALNSITHIQGHVNVSTPSIGITLFSDSSVSVQDIIKQADTAMYSAKKQGKNTIEFF is encoded by the coding sequence GTGTTTAAAAATAGTTTATTTTCAAAAATAGTCCTAATCTTTACTATTCCAGTGCTTGGGATTTTGTATTTTAGTTTTATTACAGTAATGGAAAAAGTTGATACTTTAAATGATTTTAAAAAAAATGAAATTAGAATTGATTACTTAAAAGAGGCACAAAATGTTATTTTATCTTTAGAAAAAGAGAAAATTTTATCTCTTGATTTTATTAAAGATTCTTCAAAATTGGATGCTTTGCTTGAGCAACAAAATAGCACAAATCAAAAAATAATTAAATTTAATAGTTTAATTGATACTTTACCATGGAAATCTGAATGGAAAGATTATTTATCAACTCTAAAATTATCTTTTTTTAGTCTTGAAGAGTTTAGAAAAAAAGTTTTAAAAGATGAAATAGATGACAACAGTATAAAAAAATATTATAATGATATCCATAACTCTTTAGTAGATACTCTTTTTTTATTAAAATTTAAGATACAAAGTAGTAATTTTCAGCAAGAACTTTTGAAATTAGAAGATATTATTGTTGGTAAAAATAGTATTGAGAAACTATCAAATAGTTTTAATTTTACACTTTACTCTTTATCAACAGAACTAAAAGAGATTGAAGAAAAAGTTAAATTTGAGAAAATTTTGAGTTATCTTTTCTTTTTCTTCTGTATTTTTACTTTACTACCACTATTTTTTATTTTAAGAAGAATAATTTTTGAAGAACAAGAGTCTTTTTCAAAGATACAAAAACATAAAAATATTTATGAACTTCTGAATCATACAAATAAGTTTTTATCAAAGACATTAAATAAAGATGATTTATATTTTGATATTAGTGAACTTTTAGGAGATAGTAAGAGTCTTACTTTTAATTTTATTTATGATTTAGAAAATAGACAAATTATTGCTAAAAAATCTGAATATAAAGATATTATAATAAAACACGCAGATAAATTTGCAGATTTTTCACAAGAAAATATAATATCAAAAACAATAAAAAGAGAGTCTAATATTGTAATAAATGATTTTAAAGCTGAAAATGTATCAGTTTTTTACAATAAGGCAAATGAGCTTCATATAAATTCAATGGCAACTTTCCCAATAAAAAAATTTAATAAAGTTGTTGCTGTATTAATTTTATATTCAAATGAATTAGACTTTTTTGATAGTGAAGCTGAGATACTTTTTGATAAGCTAGTTCTTGATATTACAAACTGTTTAGAAAAAATTGATTATGAAGATAGAAGAATGAAGCAAGATAATGAGTTAAAACTTTCATCTTATGCTTTTGATTCATCTTCTCCTATGCTAATTACTGATGATAAAAATATAATAATAAAGGTAAATCAAGCATTTTGTAAAATTTTGTCTTATTCAAAAGATGAGTTATTGGGGCAAAATCCACGAATTTTTAAAACAGCTCATCAAGATAAAGCTTTAATAGATAAATTGTGGAATGATTTAAAAATAAATGGGACTTGGACAGGTGATTTATATAATAGAAAATCAAATGGAGAGATTATTGCTTTAAGAGCAACAATCTCTGTAATAAGAGATGAGAATGACAACATAACAAATTATCTTGCTCATTATATGGATATTAGTGAGCAAAAAGATAAAGAGAAAATTTTAGAGTATCAAGCAACTCATGATAATTTAACTGGACTTCCTAATAGACTCCTTTTAACAGATAGAATAGAAAGAGCAATTACAAAAACAGTAAGACATAATATTTTTGGTGGTCTTATTTTTATAGATTTGGATAATTTTAAAGAGGTAAATGATACTTTAGGACACGATATTGGAGATGTCCTTTTAATTACAGTTGCTAAAAAATTAAAAGAGTGTGTAAGAGAAGAAGATACAGTTTCTAGAATTGGTGGCGATGAGTTTATAGTGTTACTAGATAATTTAGGAAATAATATAGCAGATGCTAGAAGAAATATAAATTTTTTAGCAGAGAAGATAAAAGATGCATTAAATAGCATAACTCATATACAAGGACATGTAAATGTTTCAACACCTAGTATTGGAATTACACTATTTAGTGATTCAAGTGTTAGTGTTCAAGATATAATAAAACAAGCTGATACAGCAATGTATAGTGCAAAAAAACAAGGAAAAAATACAATAGAGTTCTTCTAA
- a CDS encoding DedA family protein, producing the protein MEQFIQDWGYIALFLYSFGGGFLALAIAGAFSFDGTLNIYITVIVAAVANIVGSQFLFFMAKNNKNYAQNMMNNHKRKVALVQLLFRKYGFFVIIIQKYIYGIKTLVPLVMGLSDYSSFKFTVINSIASILWACVIGYASYIAGSFLLEYADNFKYVGLFTVIIVLTILIISFRPKKRRKINKNDI; encoded by the coding sequence ATGGAACAGTTTATTCAAGATTGGGGCTATATAGCTCTTTTTTTATATTCATTTGGTGGTGGTTTTTTGGCTCTTGCAATTGCTGGAGCTTTTTCATTTGATGGTACTTTAAATATTTATATTACAGTTATTGTTGCTGCAGTTGCAAATATTGTTGGTAGTCAGTTTCTGTTTTTTATGGCAAAAAATAATAAAAATTATGCACAAAATATGATGAATAATCATAAAAGAAAAGTTGCACTTGTACAACTTTTATTTAGAAAATACGGCTTTTTTGTAATAATTATTCAAAAATATATTTATGGAATTAAAACTTTAGTTCCTCTTGTTATGGGTTTGTCTGATTATAGTTCATTTAAATTTACTGTTATTAACTCAATAGCTTCTATTTTATGGGCTTGTGTTATAGGATATGCTAGTTATATTGCAGGTTCATTTTTACTTGAGTATGCTGATAATTTTAAATATGTTGGTCTTTTTACAGTTATTATTGTACTTACTATTTTGATTATTAGTTTTAGACCAAAAAAGAGAAGAAAGATTAACAAAAATGATATTTAG
- the dbpA gene encoding ATP-dependent RNA helicase DbpA, which yields MIFRDLNLEKNLIENLESLGYKTLTPIQENSLKYSLEKKDIIARAKTGSGKTLAFCLPIINNLDKKKYRVQSLILAPTRELATQIAQTIREVLRSTPNIKVLTLCGGVPYKPQVVSLSHEAHIVVGTAGRVLKHINEGNLKLENINTFVLDEADKMLDMGFFDDISKVSSLLPKQRQTLLFSATFSNEIKNLALEFLNNPVNIEVEDEEQNIIKQVFYEVNSRDLKDNLIEKLIKKYQANSTIIFCNQRVTCEELADSLFERDIDAITLHSDLDQKERDETLTIFSNKSYPVLIASDVASRGIDINNIDLVINYDLALNYKIHTHRIGRTARAGKGGVAITFVLPNEAKSALEIKEHFPDIVFEDEKEIVFDNNFEIDSIFRSIFINGGKKQKLRKGDILGALTAGIGLDKEDIGTIDLFDFCSYVAIKKEKLPFVLEKLQNTKIKGKFYRAYEK from the coding sequence ATGATATTTAGAGATTTAAATTTAGAAAAAAATTTAATAGAAAATCTTGAAAGTTTAGGATATAAAACATTAACTCCTATTCAAGAAAATAGTTTAAAATATAGCTTAGAAAAAAAAGATATTATAGCTCGAGCAAAAACAGGAAGTGGGAAAACTTTAGCTTTTTGTTTACCAATTATAAATAACTTAGATAAGAAAAAATATAGAGTTCAATCTTTGATTTTAGCTCCAACAAGAGAGTTAGCAACTCAAATAGCTCAAACTATTAGAGAAGTTCTAAGATCTACACCAAATATAAAAGTATTAACACTATGTGGAGGAGTTCCTTATAAACCACAAGTTGTTTCCTTGAGTCATGAAGCTCATATTGTTGTAGGAACTGCTGGAAGAGTATTGAAGCATATAAATGAAGGAAATTTAAAACTAGAAAATATAAATACTTTTGTTTTAGATGAAGCAGATAAAATGTTAGATATGGGATTTTTTGATGATATTTCAAAAGTATCTTCACTTTTACCAAAACAAAGACAAACTCTTCTTTTTTCTGCAACATTTTCAAATGAGATTAAAAATTTAGCTTTAGAGTTTTTAAATAATCCAGTTAATATTGAAGTTGAAGATGAAGAACAAAATATTATAAAACAAGTTTTTTATGAAGTAAATTCAAGAGATTTAAAAGATAATTTAATAGAAAAATTGATAAAAAAGTATCAAGCAAATAGCACAATAATTTTTTGTAATCAAAGGGTAACTTGTGAAGAGTTAGCAGATTCACTTTTTGAAAGAGATATAGATGCAATTACGCTTCATAGTGATTTAGACCAAAAAGAGAGGGATGAAACTCTTACTATATTTTCAAATAAAAGTTATCCAGTTTTAATAGCAAGTGATGTTGCAAGTAGGGGAATTGATATAAATAATATAGATTTAGTAATAAACTATGATTTAGCTTTAAACTACAAAATACATACTCATCGTATTGGAAGAACTGCACGTGCTGGAAAAGGTGGAGTTGCTATTACTTTTGTTTTACCAAATGAAGCCAAAAGTGCCTTAGAGATAAAAGAGCATTTTCCTGATATTGTATTTGAAGATGAAAAAGAGATTGTTTTTGATAATAATTTTGAAATTGATTCTATCTTTAGGTCAATTTTTATAAATGGTGGTAAAAAACAAAAATTGAGAAAAGGTGATATTTTAGGAGCTTTAACAGCTGGAATTGGTTTAGATAAAGAAGATATTGGAACAATTGATTTATTTGATTTTTGTTCATATGTAGCAATAAAAAAAGAAAAACTACCTTTTGTTTTAGAAAAGTTACAAAATACAAAAATAAAGGGTAAATTTTATAGAGCTTATGAAAAATAA
- a CDS encoding GGDEF domain-containing response regulator — MEFKKPTILVVDDMTTTLLLIHDLLKDTYEVKIAKSGTKALEILESPNDIDLILLDIEMPDINGYDVCRKIKNNETIKNIPIIFITGRTSQEDEEYGLNLGAIDYITKPFNKAIVKLRIKNYLDLKIKNDMLEKLSMYDGLTNIRNRRFFDETFEKTFNEIKRDKKSLAVLMIDIDFFKPYNDNYGHGQGDETLRKVAKALEKTIKRASDFVARYGGEEFVILLKDINKDGVEAVANNLLNAVRELKITHEFSKIENYVTISIGASFYNSNSDITKLELLLKADETLYSVKNSGRNNFAILEV, encoded by the coding sequence ATGGAGTTCAAAAAACCAACTATTTTAGTTGTTGATGATATGACAACAACACTACTTTTAATTCATGATCTACTAAAAGATACATACGAAGTAAAAATTGCAAAAAGCGGCACAAAAGCTCTTGAAATTTTAGAATCACCAAATGATATAGATTTGATTCTTTTAGATATTGAGATGCCTGATATTAATGGTTATGATGTTTGCAGAAAAATAAAAAACAATGAAACTATAAAAAATATTCCAATAATTTTTATAACAGGAAGAACAAGTCAAGAAGATGAAGAGTATGGATTAAACTTAGGAGCTATTGACTATATTACAAAACCATTTAACAAAGCAATTGTAAAACTAAGAATAAAAAACTATCTTGATTTAAAAATTAAAAATGATATGCTTGAAAAATTATCTATGTATGATGGTTTAACAAATATTAGAAATAGAAGATTTTTTGATGAAACTTTTGAAAAAACATTCAATGAAATAAAAAGAGATAAAAAATCTTTAGCTGTTTTGATGATAGATATAGATTTTTTCAAACCTTATAACGATAACTATGGTCATGGACAAGGAGATGAGACTTTAAGAAAAGTTGCAAAAGCTCTCGAAAAAACTATAAAAAGAGCATCTGATTTTGTTGCTCGTTATGGTGGTGAAGAGTTTGTAATTTTATTAAAAGATATAAACAAAGATGGTGTTGAAGCAGTTGCAAATAATCTTTTAAATGCTGTTCGAGAATTAAAAATCACTCATGAATTTTCAAAAATAGAAAACTATGTAACAATTAGTATTGGAGCATCTTTTTACAACTCAAACTCTGATATTACAAAGCTAGAGTTACTGCTAAAAGCAGATGAAACTTTATATAGTGTTAAAAATAGTGGTAGAAATAATTTTGCAATCTTAGAGGTTTAG
- the htpG gene encoding molecular chaperone HtpG, translating into MAKHQFQTEVGQLLHLMTHSLYSNKEIFIRELVSNSSDAIDKLNYLRLTDDKLKESFASWKGEINISFDEKDKSLTIVDNGIGMNEEDMINSIGTIAKSGTKSFVEALTGDAKKDSNLIGQFGVGFYSVFMVAEKVDVISKKAGEDTAYKWSSTGTGEFDLAPCTKETNGTVIYIKLKDDEVSEFASKYRIKNIVEKYSNHIAYPIFLNYDEEVTEELSEEDKKAGKEAVKKTERKHEQINAATALWTQAKAKLKQEDYNNFYKSISQDSSDPLLTIHTKTEGVNEYTTLFYIPKIAPMDMYRADYQSGIKLYVKRVFITDDDRELLPTYLRFVRGIIDSEDLPLNVSREILQENRILANIKQSSVKKILSEIKKLSKDEEKYSQFISQYNRALKEGVYQDYTNKESILELLRYKSTADEKKLTSLEDYKQRANSEQKAIYYIVGDNEKVLRNSPLLESYKKNNIEVLILDDKEIDEIITPTIGAFKEWQFTDITTAQAPKVEVNEEEKQKIEEEFKDIVSKIKDKLGSEVKDVKITSRLDSFASCITKDAGDAQMAAMAHMFRAMGQEAPEIKPILEINPNHEIVKKLQSSTNDELIEDVSWILLDLAKISEGVDVSDKVAFAKRLTKITSLAM; encoded by the coding sequence ATGGCAAAACATCAATTTCAAACAGAAGTAGGGCAACTACTTCACCTAATGACACACTCTTTATACTCAAATAAAGAGATTTTTATAAGAGAGCTTGTATCAAACTCAAGCGATGCTATTGATAAGTTAAATTATTTAAGACTTACAGATGATAAATTAAAAGAGAGCTTTGCTTCTTGGAAAGGTGAAATTAATATATCTTTTGATGAAAAAGATAAATCTTTAACTATTGTGGATAATGGTATTGGTATGAATGAAGAGGATATGATAAACTCTATTGGTACTATTGCAAAATCTGGAACTAAATCTTTTGTTGAAGCACTAACAGGTGATGCAAAAAAAGATTCAAACTTAATTGGTCAATTTGGGGTTGGATTTTATTCTGTATTTATGGTTGCAGAAAAAGTTGATGTAATCTCTAAAAAAGCTGGAGAAGATACAGCTTATAAATGGAGTTCAACTGGAACTGGAGAGTTTGATTTAGCACCTTGTACAAAAGAGACAAATGGAACAGTTATTTATATCAAATTAAAAGATGATGAGGTAAGTGAGTTTGCAAGTAAATATAGAATTAAAAATATAGTTGAAAAATATTCAAATCATATTGCTTATCCAATTTTCTTAAATTATGACGAAGAAGTGACAGAAGAGTTAAGTGAAGAGGATAAAAAAGCAGGAAAAGAAGCAGTTAAAAAAACTGAGAGAAAACATGAGCAAATAAATGCAGCAACAGCACTTTGGACTCAAGCAAAAGCTAAATTAAAACAAGAAGATTATAATAACTTCTATAAATCAATTTCTCAAGATAGTTCAGATCCACTTCTTACAATACATACAAAAACTGAAGGGGTAAACGAATATACAACACTATTTTACATTCCTAAAATTGCTCCAATGGATATGTATAGAGCAGATTATCAAAGTGGAATTAAACTATATGTAAAAAGAGTATTTATAACAGATGATGATAGAGAACTATTACCAACTTACTTAAGATTTGTAAGAGGGATTATTGATAGTGAAGATTTACCTCTAAATGTTAGCCGTGAGATTTTACAAGAGAATAGAATCTTAGCAAATATCAAACAAAGTAGTGTTAAAAAGATTTTAAGTGAGATTAAAAAATTATCAAAAGATGAAGAGAAATACTCACAATTTATCTCTCAATATAATCGTGCTTTAAAAGAGGGAGTTTATCAAGATTATACAAATAAAGAGTCAATCTTAGAGCTTTTAAGATACAAATCTACTGCTGATGAGAAAAAATTAACTTCTCTTGAAGATTATAAACAAAGAGCAAATAGTGAACAAAAAGCTATTTACTATATTGTTGGTGATAATGAAAAAGTATTAAGAAACTCTCCATTACTTGAAAGTTATAAGAAAAACAATATCGAAGTTTTAATTTTAGATGATAAAGAGATAGATGAGATTATAACACCAACAATTGGTGCATTTAAAGAGTGGCAATTTACTGATATTACAACAGCACAAGCTCCAAAAGTTGAAGTAAATGAAGAAGAGAAACAAAAAATAGAAGAAGAGTTTAAAGATATAGTTTCAAAAATAAAAGATAAACTAGGTAGCGAAGTTAAAGATGTAAAAATTACTTCTAGACTTGATAGTTTTGCTTCTTGTATTACAAAAGATGCTGGGGATGCACAAATGGCCGCAATGGCTCATATGTTTAGAGCAATGGGACAAGAAGCACCAGAAATCAAACCTATTTTAGAGATTAATCCAAATCACGAAATAGTAAAAAAACTTCAATCTTCAACAAATGATGAATTAATAGAAGATGTATCTTGGATTTTACTTGACCTTGCAAAAATTAGTGAAGGTGTAGATGTAAGTGATAAAGTTGCATTTGCAAAAAGACTTACAAAAATAACATCTCTTGCTATGTAA
- a CDS encoding DUF4197 domain-containing protein has protein sequence MKKTVLLSSILLTSIFAFDLKSIATEVGKNIPSTTNQSQNKSNLDNSTISSGLKEALKSGVTFATTQLGKKDGYLNNKDVRIPLPPNLANAETLIRKAGGDKMADDLIKSMNSAASQAAPKTADIFMDAISKMSLTDAQKILNSGENGATDYFKKNTTDSLKKMIKPIIQSSMKDNNVAQYYDMANSFYQSSAKTLLNNSAISGLAKNLGVNTDNSSDSLDDFVTQKAIDGLFTMIGEKEAGIRANPIEQTSSILKQVFGK, from the coding sequence ATGAAAAAAACAGTTTTGCTGTCATCAATCTTATTAACATCTATTTTTGCTTTTGACTTAAAGAGTATTGCAACAGAAGTTGGAAAAAATATACCTTCAACTACTAATCAATCACAAAATAAATCAAACTTAGACAATAGTACAATTTCTAGCGGTTTAAAAGAGGCTTTAAAAAGTGGTGTAACATTTGCTACAACTCAACTTGGAAAAAAAGATGGTTATTTAAACAATAAAGATGTAAGAATTCCTCTTCCTCCTAATCTAGCAAATGCTGAAACTCTTATAAGAAAAGCTGGTGGAGATAAAATGGCTGATGATTTAATTAAATCTATGAACAGTGCTGCATCGCAAGCTGCTCCAAAAACTGCTGATATTTTTATGGATGCTATTTCAAAAATGAGTTTAACTGATGCACAAAAAATTCTAAATAGTGGAGAAAATGGAGCAACAGATTATTTCAAAAAAAATACAACAGACTCTTTGAAAAAAATGATTAAACCAATTATTCAATCTAGTATGAAAGATAACAATGTTGCACAATATTACGATATGGCAAACAGTTTTTATCAATCAAGTGCAAAAACACTATTAAATAATAGTGCTATTTCAGGTTTAGCAAAAAATTTAGGAGTAAATACAGATAACTCTAGTGATAGTTTAGATGATTTTGTTACACAAAAGGCTATTGATGGTCTTTTTACTATGATAGGTGAAAAAGAGGCTGGTATTAGAGCAAATCCTATTGAACAAACTAGTTCAATTTTAAAACAGGTATTTGGAAAATAG